Part of the Oscillibacter hominis genome is shown below.
GCAATTCCATACTTTTACAGCCCTTCTTTTCCGCTTGGCGCAGGCGCGCCAACATGCAGGCCTCTCCGCTGCGATCCGCGGGGCAAAGAGGCCTGCATGTTGCCTTTTCAATTCAGGAATCAGTCGTTGGTGATCTGCTCGATGCGGGGCACTTCGATCTCGCCGCTTTTGATTTTTTCCATGGTCTCGGCGACCAGGTCCTTGACCTCCTGGGGAACCTCACTGTCCAGCTCGCCGTAATCGGTGAGGCTCAGCACGTTGTCGGCGTAGCCGTACTCATGGATGCCGCCGGAGAAGGTGCCTTCCACCACTTCCTTCACAGCCACGGACACCAAATTCTCAATGTCGGACAGGTTGCACAGCAGCACGTTCTGAGGAGCCAGGTTCTGCTGGTCCAGCTCGCCCATGCAGTAGATGTCCGCCTCTTCGCAGGCCTTGATCATGCCGGCGTTGCTCTGGTTGGCACCGCCCATGATGATGTCGGCACCCTTGTCGATCATGGCCTGGGCAGCCTCCTTGGACTTGGCTGCGTCGTCAAAGGAACCGGTGTAGGCGGTCATCACCTCGATGTCGGGGTTCTGGGCCTTGGCGCCCACCTTGTAGGCCTCCACGACCTTGATGATGGCGGGGCCCTCCACGCCGGCCACGGCGCCGATCTTGCCGCTCTCGCTCATGGCGGCGGCCAGCACGCCCTGGATGTAGCCGGATTCCTGGGTCTTCAGGTTGTAGGAGGCCACGTTGTCCGCTTCCACCGTGCCGTCAATGATGGCAAAGGATACGTCGGGATAGCGCTCGGCCACGGCCAGTGCCGCGTCGCCGAAGGAGAAGCTGTGGCCAATGATCAGGTCAAAGCCCTGGGCGGCGTAGTCGGTGAAGACGGCCTCCATATCGGTGGGCTTCACGTTTTCCGTATATTTCACATCAATGTTGTAGAGCTCCTTGGCAGCCATCACCGCGTTGTATGCATAGCTGCTCCATGCGCCGTCATTGGCGGGACCCACCAGGCACAGCGCCACCTTGGCATCGTATTCTCCGCTGCCTGCGGAACCGGAGGCACTGCCGCTACCGGAGCCGGAGGCACTGCCGCCGCCGTTGCCGCCGCACGCTGCCAGGGAGAGCACCATCATCAGGGTCAGGATCAGAGACACTACTTTTTTCATTTGATATCTTCCTCCTTCAATTTTGTTCCTCTCAGAGCCCCCCGTTCTCCCGGGAGAAGCTTCCGTTTATTTCATTCCGCAAAGCGGAAAGGAACCGCAACTGGCCCCGCTGTTGCAGGGCCTGGCCGCGCAAATCCCTCTGGGGGTTCCCAAAAAGCACTTGCGGCACAAGTGGGATTATAGGGGGTATTTTCGCGTTTGTACACTGATTTTTTGTCAAATTTTTGCTTTTTGTAGGAACTGGCAAAGTTCACCAATGTCCGCCCCATGCGGATAGGAAGATAGTTATATATCACTTTTACTTATAATAGAAATCTAATTTTTTGTTAGGTAAACAAACAAAAAAAGAGGTGAACACCAACGTTTCACCTCTTTTTTGTTAAAAACCTGTTTGACCGGTCAGCCGTTGTTCTGGATGGGGAATACAATTCCGCCCACGCTCAGGCTCTCCATTTCCTCAATGGGGATCACTTGTTCCAGCACCTCGCCCTTGACGCAATGGGTCTTCCCATTTTCAGGCCGGATACTGCCGCCGGAAGAGGAGAGATCCATGACCGTGCCGTCGGACTTGGTCAGCAGGACCTCCACATTCTCAAAGTAACGCTGTTGGGCGCGTTGGTCCGCGTCGCTGACCCGTCCGCTGGGCGCGTTGCTCCAATTTACCTCGCTGTCCACCTCATATTCCACCCGGACTGCCACAGGAGAGACCAGGACATCCTTGATGGCAAAGGTCATGCCGTCCTGCTCAAAGGTCTTTCCGCCGCCCAGGGACACGGATGCGTCCTCATAGTCCACGTCAAAGCGGAACTTCCAATGCCCTTCCACGATGGGCACCCGCTTCCCCTGATCCTCATCGAGCCAGTACAGCCCGTCAAACTCCGCCTTTGCGGTGGTGTGGGTCAGGGGGCTGTCGGCGCTGATGGTCTCCACGTACTGGATGGTATCGTCACCGGGGACCTCATCCACGAACCAGGCGGAGCCATGGGTGCCGCCCCGGACATTGAGGTCCGTGCCGCCGGTGCCGCCCACCAACAGCTGGTGGGAGCCGATGTCCTCCGGCAGAAGAGGCGTGCCGTCGTCCCGGCTGATGGTGTAGACAATGCAGGCGTTGTACTGGTCGCCGATGATGGCGTCGGCGGTGATGGTCACGCCCTTGTCCGTGTCGCCGGCGCCGATGGGCCGGCCGATTTTGTCGATGACCTCCGTCTGGGCTACGGAACCGCCCAACAGCGGGGAAAAGACCTCCACGGCGTCTTTCAGCACGCCTGTGGCTCCGGCGCCCACCACCAGGACGGCTGTCAGGGCGGCGGCCACCAGGACCATCCGCTTCACCGGGCGGCGGTGGGCCTTGGGCTGGGCCGCCGCCAGTTCACCGATCAGCCGGGCCTTTTCCTCATCGCTGAAGCGGAGGGAGTCCAGCTCCCTGCGGTATTCAAACAGATTCTCCATATGCTGCTCCTCCAAATAAATCTCTCAATTTTGCCCTGCCCCGGGCCAGACGGGTGTGGACCGTGGCGGTGGGGATACCCAGAAGCTCCCCGATCTCCCCGGCCTGGTATCCCTCATAGTAATAAAGGTAGATCACGGCCCTGTAGTGGGGCGGAAGCTCATTCACCGCCGCAAGCACTGCGCCGTCCGGCTGCTCCGGAGCCGCCACCTCCGCGCAGGCTTCCAGGTCACAGACCCTTTTGCGCCACGGGCTTTTCAGCACGTCCTTGCAGGCGTTTGCCGTCGTGCGCAGAATCCAGGCCTTCTCATGCTCCCTGCTTGCAAAGTCCCGCTCCTCTGACATGAGTTTCACCAATACGTTCTGGCACACGTCCTTTGCATCCTCTGTGTTTTTCAAATAACTGTAACTCAGCCGGAGAATGGTGTCCGCGTACGTATTCACCAAATACTCCGCCCGGGTGTTCTGATCCATCACGGTTCACTCCTTTGCTTGCGGCGTCCCGCCGCATCAGCGCCATGGCCATGTCGCTTTCATCTGTAATACGACCAAAGCGGGGAAATCCTTTCACCGGGATTCCTCTATTTCTTATTTTCAAAAAATTCACAGGTCTCTCCTTGACATTCCTTTTCCCCGCGCTATAATGTTTGACATCGAACAATTTGCAAGCAAACAATTGAAAGGAGGGATTGCATGTTTTGCCCGGATACCAATGCCCCGTTCCGGCAGGAGTCCATTTCACACCAGCTGCGTGTGCTGACCAACAAGATCAACCGCAGGGCGGAGGCTATGATCCAAATGGCATTGAACCGGGAGGTTACACAGATGCAGGGGCAGGTCATCGGGTATCTGTGCATACACAAAGACCATGATGTGTTCCAGTACAACATTGAGGCCGTTTTCTCCATCAGCCGCTCCACCGCCTCCAAGATGCTCACGCTGATGGAGGACAATGGGCTGATCACCCGGACCGGAGTGGCCAGGGACGCGCGGCTGAAGAAAATTGTGCCGACCGAGAAATCAGTGCGCCTGTTCCACCAGATCACCCAGGGGATGGAGCAGTTTGAGCAGCTGCTCCGGACCGGCCTCACCGAGGAAGAAGTGACGGAGCTGCTGCGGCTGCTCCGAAAGGTACAAAAGAACGTGGAGTGAGTTTCCCTCCACTGAAACGCAACTCAAAATAGGAGGATTTTTCATGCTGAAAACCTTAAGCGCACGGGTCGGGCAATACAGGAAGGACTCGATCCTGGCGCCGCTGTTCACTGTGCTGGAGTCTGTGATGGAGACGCTGATCCCGCTGCTGATGGCCTCGATCATCGACGATGGCATCGAGGCCGGCAACGTGGGGCACGTGTACCAGTTCGGCCTGTTCATGATTTTGGCCGCGGCCATGGCGCTGCTGTTCGGCGTTCTGGCCGGCCGCTTTGCCGCCAGGGCGTCCACCGGCTTTGCATGCAACCTGCGCGCGGACATGTACCGCAACATCCAGACCTTCAGCTTTTCCAATATTGATAAATACAGCACCGCGGGGCTCATCACCCGCCTGACCACGGACGTCACCAATCTGCAAAATGCCTTCCAGATGATCCTGCGCATGTGCGTGCGGGCTCCGGTGACCATGCTCTGCGCCCTGGTGATGGCCATTTCCATCAGTCCCAGCCTGAGCTCCGTATTCCTGGTGGCCATGGTGTTTCTGGTCATTGTGCTGCTGGCCATCATGGTGCCGGCCAGCAAAATGTTCCGTCAGGTGTTCCGCAAATACGACGACCTGAACGCCAGCGTGCAGGAAAATGTCTCCGCCATCCGGGTGGTGAAGAGCTTTGTCCGGGAGGCCTATGAAAACGAGAAATTCCGCACCGCCGCCGACAACCTCTACCGCCTCTTTGTCAAGACGGAGAGCCGCATCTCCTTTACCTTCCCGTCCATGATGCTGGCTGTCTACGGCTGCAACCTCGGCCTGAGCTGGCTGGGCGCGCAGATGATCGTGGGCGGCAGCCTGACCACCGGCCAGCTGACCCAGCTCTTCTCCTATGTGATGAATATCCTGATGGGCCTGATGATGCTCTCCATGGTCTTTGTCATGATCACCATGTCCGCCGCCAGCGCCCAGCGGATCTCGGAGGTGCTGAACGAATCCAGCGACCTCCACAATCCCCCGCAGGCTGAGACAGAGATTCCCAACGGCAGCGTGGACTTCGACCATGTCTCCTTTGCTTACCAAAAGGGCAGCGGCGCCCCGGTGCTCCAGGACATCGACCTCCACATCCGCTCCGGGGAGACCATCGGCATCATCGGCGGGACCGGCAGCGCCAAATCCAGCCTGGTAAACCTGATCTCCCGGCTCTACGACGTGACCGAGGGCAGCGTCAAGGTGGGCGGCAGGGACGTGCGCAGCTATGACCTGGATGCCTTGCGCAACCAGGTATCCGTGGTGCTGCAGAAGAACGTGCTTTTCTCCGGCACCATTTTGGAGAACCTGCGCTGGGGCGACAAGGACGCCACAGAGGAGGAGTGTGAACGGGCCTGCCGCTTGGCATGCGCCGATGAATTCATCCAGAAGATGCCCGACAAGTATGAAACCCACATCGAGCAGGGCGGCACCAACGTGTCCGGCGGACAGAAGCAGCGGCTGTGCATTGCCCGGGCGCTGCTGAAAAAGCCCAAAGTCCTGATCTTGGACGATTCCACCTCTGCGGTGGATACTGCCACGGATTCCAAAATCCGCCAGGCCTTCCGGGAGGAGATTCCCGGCACCACCAAGCTGATCATCGCCCAGCGCATCTCCAGCGTCCAGGACGCCGACCGCATCCTGGTGTTGGACGACGGGCGCGTGAGCGGCTTCGGCACCCACGAGGAGCTGCTGCAAAACAATTCCATCTACCGCGAGGTCTACGAGAGCCAGACCCAGGGCGGCGACTTTGATAAAATCGGAGGTGAGGACTGATGGCACAGCAAAGAACCATGCGGGGCCCCGGCGGGCGGATGCGCGGTCCCCGTCCCCATGTGGACAATCCCGGAAAAATTTTAAAACGCCTGACGGGGATCGTGTTCAAAAACTACTGGCTGCACTGCCTGGTGGTCCTGGTCTGCATCATCGGCAGCACTTTGGCCACCGTTCAGGGCGCGCTGTTCCTCCAGAGCCTCATCGACGACTATATCACGCCCATGGTGGCCAGCGGCAGCCGGGACTTCTCCGGGCTTCTCACGGCCCTGAGCCGTCTGGCCGTGATCTACGGCTTGGGTATTCTCTGCTCCTGGAGCTACAACCGCATCATGATCAATGTGTCCCAGGGCACCATGCGGACCCTGCGCACCCAGGTCTTCACCCATATGGAGAGCCTGCCGATCTCCTACTTTGACCGCAACGCCCACGGAGACATCATGTCCGTGTATACCAACGACATTGACACGCTGCGCCAGGTGATCTCCCAGAGCCTGCCCCAGCTGGTGTCCAGCGCGGTGACCATTGTCAGCGTCTTCATCAGCATGGTGCTCCTGGACATTCCCCTGACCATCCTTACCTGCCTGATGATCGCACTGATCCTGTTTGTCAGTAAGAAGCTGGCCTCCAAGTCCTCCAAGTATTTTGTGGAGCAGCAGAAAAACTTAGGTGCAGTCAACGGCTATGTGGAGGAGATGATGGAGGGCCAGAAGGTGGTGAAGGTCTTCTGCCATGAGCAGGAGAGCCTGGACCGCTTCCTGGAGCTGAACGAGAATCTCCGAAAGAGCGCCGACAGCGCCAACAAGTTCGCCAACGTCATGATGCCCGCTGCCGCCCAGTTAGGCAACTGCAGCTATGCGCTTTGCGCCGTGTTGGGCGCGCTGCTGGCGGTGACCGGCTATACCGGCCTCACATTGGGCACGCTGGTCTCCTTTTTGACGCTGAACAAGAGCTTTACCCAGCCTGTGGCCCAGATCAGCCAGCAGGCCAACAGCGTGGTCATGGCCCTGGCCGGTGCCCAGCGCGTGTTCGCCCTGCTGGATGAACCGGGCGAGGAGGACAGCGGCTATGTCACCTTGGTCCGCGTGAAGCGCAACGCGGACGGCTCCCTGGAGGAAAGCGACGAGCGCACCGGCATCTGGGCCTGGAAGCACCCCCACCTGGCCGACGGCACCGTTACCTACACGGAGGTGCAGGGCAGCATCGTCTTCGACGATGTGGACTTCGGCTACGACGAAAATAAGCTGGTCCTCCACGACATCAGGCTCTACGGCAACCCCGGCCAGAAGATTGCCTTCGTGGGCTCCACCGGCGCGGGCAAGACCACCATCACCAACCTCATCAACCGGTTTTACGACATACAGGACGGCAAGATCCGCTATGACGGCATCAACATCAACAAGATCAAAAAGGCGGATCTGCGCACCTCTCTGGGCATCGTCCTTCAGGACACCCACCTCTTCACCGGCACGGTGATGGAGAACATCCGTTACGGGCGACTGGATGCCAGCGATGAAGAGTGCGTGGCCGCGGCCCAGCTGGCCAATGCCCACGGCTTCATCACCCGCCTGAGCGACGGCTACAACACCATGCTCACCGGCGACGGCGCCAACCTCTCCCAGGGCCAGCGCCAGCTGATCGCCATTGCCCGGGCGGCGGTGGCCGATCCTCCGGTGCTGATTTTGGATGAGGCCACCTCCTCCATCGACACCCGCACGGAGAAGCTGGTTCAGGAGGGTATGGACGGATTGATGTACGGCCGGACCACCTTTGTCATCGCGCACCGGCTCTCCACCGTCCGTAACTCCGACTGCATCATGGTTCTGGAACAGGGCCGCATCATTGAGCGGGGAACCCACGAGGAGCTGCTGGAGCAGAAGGGCCGCTACTATCAGCTCTATACCGGCAATCAGGCCGGATGATAAAAAAGTCAGGCAAAGAAATTTGCCTGACTTTTCCCTTTCCCAGCGCTGTAAAATCATGTATACTGGATGCAACAAAAGAAAGGGAGCGTTTTTCCATGAGAAAACTGATCTTGGATGTGGACACCGGCAGCGACGATGCCATCGCCATCATGCTGGCGGTGCTCAGCGGCGCCTTTGACCTCTTGGGCGTCACCGTCTGCTGGGGCAACCGGCCGGTGGAGGCCTGCGCGCAAAATACCCTTCAGGTGCTGGAGCTGTTGGGCTCCGACGTCCCGGTCTACCAGGGCTGCCCGGAGCCCATGGTCCGCCACCTGCTGCCCGCCCGGCACATCCCCAACGATGTGAGCATCATTGAGGACGGCGTGGAGTACACCATCCACCCCGCCGCCATGCCCCTGCCGCCCGCCAGGGGCCATGTGCAGGGCAAGCACGCCGTCTCCTTCCTGGTGGAGACCCTGATGGCCGCTCAGGAACCGGTGACGCTGGTTGCCGTGGGGCCGCCCACCAATTTAGGTCTGGCCTTCCGTATGGAGCCCCGCATCCGGGACCATGTGGCCGAGGTGGTGTTCATGGGCGGCGCCGTGGACATGGGCAACGTGACGCCAGTGGCGGAGGCCAACTTCTTCCACGACCCGGAGGCTGCCAAAATCGTCCTGGATTCCGGCGTAAAGGTCACCTGCATCACCCTCAACGCCACCATGGCCTCCCCGTTCACCCTTGCCGAGGCCGGCGAGTTGGAGGCCCTGGGCACTGCCTCCGGCGCCTTTGCCGCCGACCTGATCCGCATACGGGCCGAGGCCAGCCGGCATCTGGGCTGGAGCGACGGCACGCTGGAGCCGGTGCATGACCCCCTGGCCATCGCCTATCTTTTGAACCCAGCCGTGATCACGGACCTGCGGCGCCAGCGATGCAACATCGACATCAGCGGCGGCTTTGCCGACGGCATGCTCATTGTGGAGCACCGCAACGAAAACGACCGCTCTGTCAACACCTATGTGAGCTACGGCTCCGACTGTGCCCTCTACCACCGCATGGTGAA
Proteins encoded:
- a CDS encoding nucleoside hydrolase, translated to MRKLILDVDTGSDDAIAIMLAVLSGAFDLLGVTVCWGNRPVEACAQNTLQVLELLGSDVPVYQGCPEPMVRHLLPARHIPNDVSIIEDGVEYTIHPAAMPLPPARGHVQGKHAVSFLVETLMAAQEPVTLVAVGPPTNLGLAFRMEPRIRDHVAEVVFMGGAVDMGNVTPVAEANFFHDPEAAKIVLDSGVKVTCITLNATMASPFTLAEAGELEALGTASGAFAADLIRIRAEASRHLGWSDGTLEPVHDPLAIAYLLNPAVITDLRRQRCNIDISGGFADGMLIVEHRNENDRSVNTYVSYGSDCALYHRMVKEAMAKGPKA
- a CDS encoding DUF4179 domain-containing protein, whose amino-acid sequence is MENLFEYRRELDSLRFSDEEKARLIGELAAAQPKAHRRPVKRMVLVAAALTAVLVVGAGATGVLKDAVEVFSPLLGGSVAQTEVIDKIGRPIGAGDTDKGVTITADAIIGDQYNACIVYTISRDDGTPLLPEDIGSHQLLVGGTGGTDLNVRGGTHGSAWFVDEVPGDDTIQYVETISADSPLTHTTAKAEFDGLYWLDEDQGKRVPIVEGHWKFRFDVDYEDASVSLGGGKTFEQDGMTFAIKDVLVSPVAVRVEYEVDSEVNWSNAPSGRVSDADQRAQQRYFENVEVLLTKSDGTVMDLSSSGGSIRPENGKTHCVKGEVLEQVIPIEEMESLSVGGIVFPIQNNG
- a CDS encoding ABC transporter ATP-binding protein; translation: MAQQRTMRGPGGRMRGPRPHVDNPGKILKRLTGIVFKNYWLHCLVVLVCIIGSTLATVQGALFLQSLIDDYITPMVASGSRDFSGLLTALSRLAVIYGLGILCSWSYNRIMINVSQGTMRTLRTQVFTHMESLPISYFDRNAHGDIMSVYTNDIDTLRQVISQSLPQLVSSAVTIVSVFISMVLLDIPLTILTCLMIALILFVSKKLASKSSKYFVEQQKNLGAVNGYVEEMMEGQKVVKVFCHEQESLDRFLELNENLRKSADSANKFANVMMPAAAQLGNCSYALCAVLGALLAVTGYTGLTLGTLVSFLTLNKSFTQPVAQISQQANSVVMALAGAQRVFALLDEPGEEDSGYVTLVRVKRNADGSLEESDERTGIWAWKHPHLADGTVTYTEVQGSIVFDDVDFGYDENKLVLHDIRLYGNPGQKIAFVGSTGAGKTTITNLINRFYDIQDGKIRYDGININKIKKADLRTSLGIVLQDTHLFTGTVMENIRYGRLDASDEECVAAAQLANAHGFITRLSDGYNTMLTGDGANLSQGQRQLIAIARAAVADPPVLILDEATSSIDTRTEKLVQEGMDGLMYGRTTFVIAHRLSTVRNSDCIMVLEQGRIIERGTHEELLEQKGRYYQLYTGNQAG
- a CDS encoding RNA polymerase sigma factor, with protein sequence MDQNTRAEYLVNTYADTILRLSYSYLKNTEDAKDVCQNVLVKLMSEERDFASREHEKAWILRTTANACKDVLKSPWRKRVCDLEACAEVAAPEQPDGAVLAAVNELPPHYRAVIYLYYYEGYQAGEIGELLGIPTATVHTRLARGRAKLRDLFGGAAYGESV
- a CDS encoding MarR family winged helix-turn-helix transcriptional regulator; its protein translation is MFCPDTNAPFRQESISHQLRVLTNKINRRAEAMIQMALNREVTQMQGQVIGYLCIHKDHDVFQYNIEAVFSISRSTASKMLTLMEDNGLITRTGVARDARLKKIVPTEKSVRLFHQITQGMEQFEQLLRTGLTEEEVTELLRLLRKVQKNVE
- a CDS encoding BMP family protein, translated to MKKVVSLILTLMMVLSLAACGGNGGGSASGSGSGSASGSAGSGEYDAKVALCLVGPANDGAWSSYAYNAVMAAKELYNIDVKYTENVKPTDMEAVFTDYAAQGFDLIIGHSFSFGDAALAVAERYPDVSFAIIDGTVEADNVASYNLKTQESGYIQGVLAAAMSESGKIGAVAGVEGPAIIKVVEAYKVGAKAQNPDIEVMTAYTGSFDDAAKSKEAAQAMIDKGADIIMGGANQSNAGMIKACEEADIYCMGELDQQNLAPQNVLLCNLSDIENLVSVAVKEVVEGTFSGGIHEYGYADNVLSLTDYGELDSEVPQEVKDLVAETMEKIKSGEIEVPRIEQITND
- a CDS encoding ABC transporter ATP-binding protein; amino-acid sequence: MLKTLSARVGQYRKDSILAPLFTVLESVMETLIPLLMASIIDDGIEAGNVGHVYQFGLFMILAAAMALLFGVLAGRFAARASTGFACNLRADMYRNIQTFSFSNIDKYSTAGLITRLTTDVTNLQNAFQMILRMCVRAPVTMLCALVMAISISPSLSSVFLVAMVFLVIVLLAIMVPASKMFRQVFRKYDDLNASVQENVSAIRVVKSFVREAYENEKFRTAADNLYRLFVKTESRISFTFPSMMLAVYGCNLGLSWLGAQMIVGGSLTTGQLTQLFSYVMNILMGLMMLSMVFVMITMSAASAQRISEVLNESSDLHNPPQAETEIPNGSVDFDHVSFAYQKGSGAPVLQDIDLHIRSGETIGIIGGTGSAKSSLVNLISRLYDVTEGSVKVGGRDVRSYDLDALRNQVSVVLQKNVLFSGTILENLRWGDKDATEEECERACRLACADEFIQKMPDKYETHIEQGGTNVSGGQKQRLCIARALLKKPKVLILDDSTSAVDTATDSKIRQAFREEIPGTTKLIIAQRISSVQDADRILVLDDGRVSGFGTHEELLQNNSIYREVYESQTQGGDFDKIGGED